One part of the Thiohalorhabdus denitrificans genome encodes these proteins:
- a CDS encoding DUF1841 family protein, whose amino-acid sequence MLFGNDRSETREVFFRSWEKFHKGETLEPGEQLVIDVLHRHPEYHRVVGDRAGYADYEWTPESGETNPFLHMGMHIAIAEQVGTDRPQGIREAYQRLAAGMGDTHAAEHEIMECLGRALWEAQRSGTQPDEQGYLECVQRLARDKGGPAQ is encoded by the coding sequence ATGCTATTCGGCAACGACCGCTCCGAGACCCGCGAGGTGTTCTTCCGCTCCTGGGAGAAGTTCCACAAGGGCGAGACCCTGGAGCCCGGGGAGCAGCTGGTGATCGACGTCCTCCACCGCCACCCCGAGTACCACCGGGTGGTGGGCGACCGCGCCGGCTACGCCGATTACGAGTGGACCCCGGAGAGCGGCGAGACCAACCCCTTCCTCCACATGGGCATGCACATCGCCATCGCGGAGCAGGTGGGCACCGACCGCCCGCAGGGGATCCGCGAGGCCTACCAGCGCCTGGCGGCCGGCATGGGCGACACCCACGCCGCCGAGCACGAGATCATGGAGTGCCTGGGCCGGGCCCTGTGGGAGGCGCAGCGCTCCGGGACCCAGCCCGACGAGCAGGGCTACCTGGAGTGCGTCCAGCGGCTGGCCCGCGACAAGGGAGGGCCGGCGCAATGA
- the nth gene encoding endonuclease III produces the protein MTAEEAEAFIARLAETDPAPTTELNYSTPFELLVAVSLSAQSTDVGVNKATEKLFRVANTPQAMLELGEEGIRDYIRNLGLYNNKAKNLAEAARILVAEHGGEVPEDRAALERLPGVGRKTANVILNTAFGHPTIAVDTHIFRVSNRTGLAPGKNVTAVERALEAILPAAYKRHAHHWLILHGRYTCTARRPKCAQCRVFDLCLWPEKAEYAESAAS, from the coding sequence ATGACCGCCGAGGAAGCCGAGGCCTTCATCGCCCGCCTGGCGGAGACCGACCCCGCCCCCACCACCGAGCTCAACTATTCCACTCCCTTCGAGCTGCTGGTGGCGGTGAGCCTGTCGGCGCAGAGCACCGACGTGGGCGTGAACAAGGCCACGGAGAAGCTGTTCCGCGTGGCCAACACCCCGCAGGCCATGCTGGAGCTGGGGGAGGAGGGGATCCGCGACTACATCCGCAACCTGGGCCTGTACAACAACAAGGCCAAAAACCTGGCGGAGGCCGCCCGCATCCTGGTGGCGGAGCACGGCGGCGAGGTCCCCGAGGACCGCGCCGCCTTGGAGCGGCTACCGGGAGTGGGCCGCAAGACGGCCAACGTCATCCTCAACACCGCCTTCGGCCACCCCACCATCGCCGTGGACACCCACATCTTCCGGGTCTCCAACCGCACGGGCCTGGCCCCGGGCAAGAACGTGACGGCCGTGGAGCGGGCCCTGGAGGCCATCCTGCCGGCGGCCTACAAGCGCCACGCCCATCACTGGCTCATCCTCCACGGCCGCTACACCTGCACCGCCCGGCGACCCAAGTGCGCCCAGTGCCGGGTGTTCGATCTGTGCCTGTGGCCGGAGAAGGCGGAGTACGCCGAGTCGGCGGCCTCGTGA
- a CDS encoding HPr family phosphocarrier protein, whose translation MIQRPLRIINKLGLHARAASKLVSLASSYESEVSLTREGQTVSAKSIMGVMMLGASRGTELELIAEGPDEEDAADAISELVEDRFGEGE comes from the coding sequence ATGATCCAGCGGCCCCTGCGCATCATCAACAAGCTGGGGCTGCACGCGCGTGCGGCCTCCAAGCTGGTTTCCCTGGCCTCCTCCTACGAGTCCGAGGTCAGCCTCACCCGCGAAGGCCAGACGGTATCGGCCAAGAGCATCATGGGGGTCATGATGCTCGGCGCCAGCCGCGGCACGGAGCTCGAGCTCATCGCGGAAGGCCCGGACGAGGAGGACGCCGCCGACGCCATCAGCGAGCTGGTGGAGGATCGCTTCGGCGAGGGGGAATGA